Proteins encoded together in one Piliocolobus tephrosceles isolate RC106 chromosome 15, ASM277652v3, whole genome shotgun sequence window:
- the AUP1 gene encoding ancient ubiquitous protein 1 isoform X3 yields the protein MELHSGPGPERLFDSHRLPGDCFLLLALLLYAPVGFCLLVLRLFLGIHVFLVSCALPDSVLRRFVVRTMCAVLGLVARQEDSGLRDHSVRVLISNHVTPFDHNIVNLLTTCSTPLLNSPPSFVCWSRGFMEMDGRGELVESLKRFCASTRLPPTPLLLFPEEEATNGREGLLRFSSWPFSIQDVVQPLTLQVQRPLVSVTVSDASWVSELLWSLFVPFTVYQVRWLRPVHRQRGEANEEFALRVQQLVAKELGQTGTRLTPADKAEHMKRQRHPRLRPQSAQSSFPASPGPSPDVQLATLAQRVKEVLPHVPLGVIQRDLAKTGCVDLTITNLLEGAVAFMPEDITKGTQSLPTASAPKVRPRKWSDPSLAFPSSGPVTPQPTALTFAKSSWARQESLQERKQALYEYARRRFTERQAQEAD from the exons ATGGAGCTTCACTCAGGGCCGGGGCCGGAGCGGCTCTTTGACTCGCACCG GCTCCCGGGTGACTGCTTCCTGCTGCTCGCGCTGCTGCTCTACGCGCCGGTCGGGTTCTGCCTCCTCGTCCTGCGCCTCTTTCTCGGAATTCACGTCTTCCTGGTCAGCTGCGCGCTGCCGGACAGCGTCCTTCGCAG GTTCGTAGTGCGGACCATGTGTGCGGTGCTGGGGCTCGTGGCCCGGCAGGAGGACTCCGGACTCCGGGATCACAGTGTCAGGGTCCTCATTTCCAACCACGTGACACCTTTCGACCACAACATAGTCAATTTGCTCACCACCTGTAGCACC CCTCTACTTAATAGTCCCCCCAGCTTTGTGTGCTGGTCTCGGGGCTTCATGGAGATGGATGGGCGGGGGGAGTTGGTGGAGTCACTCAAGAGATTCTGTGCTTCCACGAGGCTTCCCCCCACTCCTCTGCTGCTATTCCCTGAGGAAGAGGCCACCAATGGCCGGGAGGGGCTCCTGCGCTTCAG TTCCTGGCCATTTTCTATCCAAGATGTGGTACAGCCTCTTACCCTGCAAGTTCAGAGACCCCTGGTCTCTGTG ACGGTGTCAGACGCCTCCTGGGTCTCAGAACTGCTGTGGTCACTTTTCGTCCCTTTCACGGTGTATCAAGTAAG GTGGCTTCGTCCTGTTCATCGCCAACGAGGGGAAGCGAATGAGGAGTTTGCACTCCGTGTACAACAG CTGGTGGCCAAGGAATTGGGCCAGACGGGGACACGGCTCACTCCAGCTGACAAAGCAGAACACATGAAGCGACAAAGACACCCCAGATTGCGCCCCCAGTCAG cCCAGTCTTCTTTCCCTGCCTCCCCTGGTCCTTCTCCTGATGTGCAACTGGCAACTCTGGCTCAGAGAGTTAAGGAAGTTTTGCCCCATGTGCCATTGGGTGTCATCCAGAGAGACCTGG cCAAGACTGGCTGTGTAGACTTGACTATCACTAATCTGCTTGAGGGAGCCGTAGCTTTCATGCCTGAAGACATCACCAAGGGAACTCAGTCCCTACCCACAGCCTCTGCCCCCAAGGTGAGACCCAGGAAATGGTCAGATCCAAGTCTTGCG TTCCCCAGCTCTGGCCCGGTGACCCCTCAGCCAACAGCCCTAACATTTGCCAAGTCTTCCTGGGCCCGGCAGGAGAGCCTGCAGGAGCGCAAGCAAGCACTATATGAATACGCAAGAAG GAGATTCACAGAGAGACAAGCCCAGGAGGCTGACTGA
- the AUP1 gene encoding ancient ubiquitous protein 1 isoform X2 → MPKDSAFPGAPAAGREDGGGDGRALLKQQLWSFTQGRGRSGSLTRTGSRVTASCCSRCCSTRRSGSASSSCASFSEFTSSWSAARCRTASFAGSDAGVRGVSKQGLARGHTVTTVCVPRFVVRTMCAVLGLVARQEDSGLRDHSVRVLISNHVTPFDHNIVNLLTTCSTPLLNSPPSFVCWSRGFMEMDGRGELVESLKRFCASTRLPPTPLLLFPEEEATNGREGLLRFSSWPFSIQDVVQPLTLQVQRPLVSVTVSDASWVSELLWSLFVPFTVYQVRWLRPVHRQRGEANEEFALRVQQLVAKELGQTGTRLTPADKAEHMKRQRHPRLRPQSAQSSFPASPGPSPDVQLATLAQRVKEVLPHVPLGVIQRDLAKTGCVDLTITNLLEGAVAFMPEDITKGTQSLPTASAPKFPSSGPVTPQPTALTFAKSSWARQESLQERKQALYEYARRRFTERQAQEAD, encoded by the exons ATGCCCAAAGACTCCGCCTTCCCAGGAGCCCCTGCGGCCGGGCGCGAAGATGGCGGCGGCGACGGCCGGGCGCTCCTGAAGCAGCAGTTATGGAGCTTCACTCAGGGCCGGGGCCGGAGCGGCTCTTTGACTCGCACCG GCTCCCGGGTGACTGCTTCCTGCTGCTCGCGCTGCTGCTCTACGCGCCGGTCGGGTTCTGCCTCCTCGTCCTGCGCCTCTTTCTCGGAATTCACGTCTTCCTGGTCAGCTGCGCGCTGCCGGACAGCGTCCTTCGCAGGTTCCGACGCGGGCGTTCGGGGAGTGTCAAAGCAGGGCCTGGCCCGAGGCCACACAGTCACCACCGTCTGTGTCCCCAGGTTCGTAGTGCGGACCATGTGTGCGGTGCTGGGGCTCGTGGCCCGGCAGGAGGACTCCGGACTCCGGGATCACAGTGTCAGGGTCCTCATTTCCAACCACGTGACACCTTTCGACCACAACATAGTCAATTTGCTCACCACCTGTAGCACC CCTCTACTTAATAGTCCCCCCAGCTTTGTGTGCTGGTCTCGGGGCTTCATGGAGATGGATGGGCGGGGGGAGTTGGTGGAGTCACTCAAGAGATTCTGTGCTTCCACGAGGCTTCCCCCCACTCCTCTGCTGCTATTCCCTGAGGAAGAGGCCACCAATGGCCGGGAGGGGCTCCTGCGCTTCAG TTCCTGGCCATTTTCTATCCAAGATGTGGTACAGCCTCTTACCCTGCAAGTTCAGAGACCCCTGGTCTCTGTG ACGGTGTCAGACGCCTCCTGGGTCTCAGAACTGCTGTGGTCACTTTTCGTCCCTTTCACGGTGTATCAAGTAAG GTGGCTTCGTCCTGTTCATCGCCAACGAGGGGAAGCGAATGAGGAGTTTGCACTCCGTGTACAACAG CTGGTGGCCAAGGAATTGGGCCAGACGGGGACACGGCTCACTCCAGCTGACAAAGCAGAACACATGAAGCGACAAAGACACCCCAGATTGCGCCCCCAGTCAG cCCAGTCTTCTTTCCCTGCCTCCCCTGGTCCTTCTCCTGATGTGCAACTGGCAACTCTGGCTCAGAGAGTTAAGGAAGTTTTGCCCCATGTGCCATTGGGTGTCATCCAGAGAGACCTGG cCAAGACTGGCTGTGTAGACTTGACTATCACTAATCTGCTTGAGGGAGCCGTAGCTTTCATGCCTGAAGACATCACCAAGGGAACTCAGTCCCTACCCACAGCCTCTGCCCCCAAG TTCCCCAGCTCTGGCCCGGTGACCCCTCAGCCAACAGCCCTAACATTTGCCAAGTCTTCCTGGGCCCGGCAGGAGAGCCTGCAGGAGCGCAAGCAAGCACTATATGAATACGCAAGAAG GAGATTCACAGAGAGACAAGCCCAGGAGGCTGACTGA
- the HTRA2 gene encoding serine protease HTRA2, mitochondrial isoform X2: MAAPRAGRGAGWSLRAWRALGGIRWGRRPRLTPDLRALLTSGTSDPRARVTYGTPSLWARLYVGVTEPRACLTSGTPGPRAHLTAVTPDTRTREASENSGTRSRAWLAMALGAGGAVLLLLWGGGRGPPAVLAAVPGPPPASPRSQYNFIADVVEKTAPAVVYIEILDRHPFLGREVPISNGSGFVVAADGLIVTNAHVVADRRRVRVRLLSGDTYEAVVTAVDPVADIATLRIQTKEPLPTLPLGRSADVRQGEFVVAMGSPFALQNTITSGIVSSAQRPARDLGLPQTNVEYIQTDAAIDFGNSGGPLVNLDGEVIGVNTMKVTAGISFAIPSDRLREFLHRGEKKNSSSGISGSQRRYIGVMMLTLSPRAGLRPGDVILAIGGQMVQNAEDVYEAVRTQSQLAVQIRRGRETLTLYVTPEVTE; this comes from the exons ATGGCTGCGCCGAGGGCGGGGCGGGGTGCAGGCTGGAGCCTTCGGGCATGGCGGGCTTTGGGGGGCATTCGCTGGGGGAGGAGACCCCGGTTGACCCCTGACCTCCGGGCCCTGCTGACGTCAGGAACTTCTGACCCCCGGGCCCGAGTGACTTATGGGACCCCCAGTCTCTGGGCCCGGTTGTATGTTGGGGTCACTGAACCCCGAGCATGTCTGACGTCTGGGACCCCGGGTCCCCGGGCACATCTGACTGCGGTGACCCCAGATACCAGGACCCGGGAGGCCTCAGAGAACTCTGGAACCCGTTCGCGCGCTTGGTTGGCTATGGCACTGGGCGCTGGAGGGGCAGTGCTGTTGTTGTTGTGGGGCGGGGGTCGGGGTCCTCCGGCCGTCCTCGCCGCCGTCCCTGGCCCGCCGCCCGCTTCTCCCCGGAGTCAGTACAACTTCATCGCAGATGTGGTGGAGAAGACAGCACCTGCCGTGGTCTATATCGAGATCCTGGACCG GCACCCTTTCTTGGGCCGTGAAGTCCCTATCTCGAACGGCTCAGGATTCGTGGTGGCTGCCGATGGGCTCATTGTCACCAACGCCCATGTGGTGGCTGATCGGCGCAGAGTCCGTGTGAGACTGCTTAGTGGTGACACGTATGAGGCCGTGGTCACAGCTGTGGATCCCGTGGCAGACATCGCAACGCTGAGGATTCAGACTAAG GAGCCTCTCCCCACGCTACCTCTGGGACGCTCAGCTGATGTCCGGCAAGGGGAGTTTGTTGTTGCCATGGGAAGTCCCTTTGCACTGCAGAACACGATCACATCCGGCATTGTTAGCTCTGCTCAGCGTCCAGCCAGAGACCTGGGACTCCCCCAAACCAATGTGGAATACATTCAGACGGATGCAGCTATTGAT TTTGGGAACTCTGGAGGTCCCCTGGTTAACCTG GATGGAGAGGTGATTGGAGTGAACACCATGAAGGTCACAGCTGGAATCTCCTTTGCCATCCCTTCTGATCGCCTTCGAGAGTTTCTGCATCGTGGGGAAAAGAAGA ATTCCTCCTCTGGAATCAGTGGGTCCCAGCGGCGCTACATTGGGGTGATGATGCTGACCCTGAGTCCCAG GGCTGGTCTGCGGCCTGGTGATGTGATTTTGGCCATTGGGGGGCAGATGGTACAAAATGCTGAAGATGTTTATGAAGCTGTTCGAACCCAATCCCAGCTGGCAGTGCAGATCCGGCGGGGACGAGAAACACTGACCTTATATGTGACCCCTGAGGTCACAGAATGA
- the AUP1 gene encoding ancient ubiquitous protein 1 isoform X1 codes for MELHSGPGPERLFDSHRLPGDCFLLLALLLYAPVGFCLLVLRLFLGIHVFLVSCALPDSVLRRFVVRTMCAVLGLVARQEDSGLRDHSVRVLISNHVTPFDHNIVNLLTTCSTVSESEAESATGRFPGSQLKAPRPHSRSPWRILSLTPNPDPLPHISVFFIFLNFFLLAFSSPGSQPLLNSPPSFVCWSRGFMEMDGRGELVESLKRFCASTRLPPTPLLLFPEEEATNGREGLLRFSSWPFSIQDVVQPLTLQVQRPLVSVTVSDASWVSELLWSLFVPFTVYQVRWLRPVHRQRGEANEEFALRVQQLVAKELGQTGTRLTPADKAEHMKRQRHPRLRPQSAQSSFPASPGPSPDVQLATLAQRVKEVLPHVPLGVIQRDLAKTGCVDLTITNLLEGAVAFMPEDITKGTQSLPTASAPKVRPRKWSDPSLAFPSSGPVTPQPTALTFAKSSWARQESLQERKQALYEYARRRFTERQAQEAD; via the exons ATGGAGCTTCACTCAGGGCCGGGGCCGGAGCGGCTCTTTGACTCGCACCG GCTCCCGGGTGACTGCTTCCTGCTGCTCGCGCTGCTGCTCTACGCGCCGGTCGGGTTCTGCCTCCTCGTCCTGCGCCTCTTTCTCGGAATTCACGTCTTCCTGGTCAGCTGCGCGCTGCCGGACAGCGTCCTTCGCAG GTTCGTAGTGCGGACCATGTGTGCGGTGCTGGGGCTCGTGGCCCGGCAGGAGGACTCCGGACTCCGGGATCACAGTGTCAGGGTCCTCATTTCCAACCACGTGACACCTTTCGACCACAACATAGTCAATTTGCTCACCACCTGTAGCACCGTGAGTGAGAGCGAGGCCGAGAGCGCCACGGGGCGGTTCCCTGGGTCCCAGCTGAAGGCCCCCCGTCCCCACTCGCGTTCCCCATGGAGGATACTGAGCCTTACCCCTAACCCCGATCCTCTACCCCACATatcagtttttttcattttcctcaatttttttcttcttgctttctcttctcctgGTTCCCAGCCTCTACTTAATAGTCCCCCCAGCTTTGTGTGCTGGTCTCGGGGCTTCATGGAGATGGATGGGCGGGGGGAGTTGGTGGAGTCACTCAAGAGATTCTGTGCTTCCACGAGGCTTCCCCCCACTCCTCTGCTGCTATTCCCTGAGGAAGAGGCCACCAATGGCCGGGAGGGGCTCCTGCGCTTCAG TTCCTGGCCATTTTCTATCCAAGATGTGGTACAGCCTCTTACCCTGCAAGTTCAGAGACCCCTGGTCTCTGTG ACGGTGTCAGACGCCTCCTGGGTCTCAGAACTGCTGTGGTCACTTTTCGTCCCTTTCACGGTGTATCAAGTAAG GTGGCTTCGTCCTGTTCATCGCCAACGAGGGGAAGCGAATGAGGAGTTTGCACTCCGTGTACAACAG CTGGTGGCCAAGGAATTGGGCCAGACGGGGACACGGCTCACTCCAGCTGACAAAGCAGAACACATGAAGCGACAAAGACACCCCAGATTGCGCCCCCAGTCAG cCCAGTCTTCTTTCCCTGCCTCCCCTGGTCCTTCTCCTGATGTGCAACTGGCAACTCTGGCTCAGAGAGTTAAGGAAGTTTTGCCCCATGTGCCATTGGGTGTCATCCAGAGAGACCTGG cCAAGACTGGCTGTGTAGACTTGACTATCACTAATCTGCTTGAGGGAGCCGTAGCTTTCATGCCTGAAGACATCACCAAGGGAACTCAGTCCCTACCCACAGCCTCTGCCCCCAAGGTGAGACCCAGGAAATGGTCAGATCCAAGTCTTGCG TTCCCCAGCTCTGGCCCGGTGACCCCTCAGCCAACAGCCCTAACATTTGCCAAGTCTTCCTGGGCCCGGCAGGAGAGCCTGCAGGAGCGCAAGCAAGCACTATATGAATACGCAAGAAG GAGATTCACAGAGAGACAAGCCCAGGAGGCTGACTGA
- the AUP1 gene encoding ancient ubiquitous protein 1 isoform X4 has protein sequence MELHSGPGPERLFDSHRLPGDCFLLLALLLYAPVGFCLLVLRLFLGIHVFLVSCALPDSVLRRFVVRTMCAVLGLVARQEDSGLRDHSVRVLISNHVTPFDHNIVNLLTTCSTPLLNSPPSFVCWSRGFMEMDGRGELVESLKRFCASTRLPPTPLLLFPEEEATNGREGLLRFSSWPFSIQDVVQPLTLQVQRPLVSVTVSDASWVSELLWSLFVPFTVYQVRWLRPVHRQRGEANEEFALRVQQLVAKELGQTGTRLTPADKAEHMKRQRHPRLRPQSAQSSFPASPGPSPDVQLATLAQRVKEVLPHVPLGVIQRDLAKTGCVDLTITNLLEGAVAFMPEDITKGTQSLPTASAPKFPSSGPVTPQPTALTFAKSSWARQESLQERKQALYEYARRRFTERQAQEAD, from the exons ATGGAGCTTCACTCAGGGCCGGGGCCGGAGCGGCTCTTTGACTCGCACCG GCTCCCGGGTGACTGCTTCCTGCTGCTCGCGCTGCTGCTCTACGCGCCGGTCGGGTTCTGCCTCCTCGTCCTGCGCCTCTTTCTCGGAATTCACGTCTTCCTGGTCAGCTGCGCGCTGCCGGACAGCGTCCTTCGCAG GTTCGTAGTGCGGACCATGTGTGCGGTGCTGGGGCTCGTGGCCCGGCAGGAGGACTCCGGACTCCGGGATCACAGTGTCAGGGTCCTCATTTCCAACCACGTGACACCTTTCGACCACAACATAGTCAATTTGCTCACCACCTGTAGCACC CCTCTACTTAATAGTCCCCCCAGCTTTGTGTGCTGGTCTCGGGGCTTCATGGAGATGGATGGGCGGGGGGAGTTGGTGGAGTCACTCAAGAGATTCTGTGCTTCCACGAGGCTTCCCCCCACTCCTCTGCTGCTATTCCCTGAGGAAGAGGCCACCAATGGCCGGGAGGGGCTCCTGCGCTTCAG TTCCTGGCCATTTTCTATCCAAGATGTGGTACAGCCTCTTACCCTGCAAGTTCAGAGACCCCTGGTCTCTGTG ACGGTGTCAGACGCCTCCTGGGTCTCAGAACTGCTGTGGTCACTTTTCGTCCCTTTCACGGTGTATCAAGTAAG GTGGCTTCGTCCTGTTCATCGCCAACGAGGGGAAGCGAATGAGGAGTTTGCACTCCGTGTACAACAG CTGGTGGCCAAGGAATTGGGCCAGACGGGGACACGGCTCACTCCAGCTGACAAAGCAGAACACATGAAGCGACAAAGACACCCCAGATTGCGCCCCCAGTCAG cCCAGTCTTCTTTCCCTGCCTCCCCTGGTCCTTCTCCTGATGTGCAACTGGCAACTCTGGCTCAGAGAGTTAAGGAAGTTTTGCCCCATGTGCCATTGGGTGTCATCCAGAGAGACCTGG cCAAGACTGGCTGTGTAGACTTGACTATCACTAATCTGCTTGAGGGAGCCGTAGCTTTCATGCCTGAAGACATCACCAAGGGAACTCAGTCCCTACCCACAGCCTCTGCCCCCAAG TTCCCCAGCTCTGGCCCGGTGACCCCTCAGCCAACAGCCCTAACATTTGCCAAGTCTTCCTGGGCCCGGCAGGAGAGCCTGCAGGAGCGCAAGCAAGCACTATATGAATACGCAAGAAG GAGATTCACAGAGAGACAAGCCCAGGAGGCTGACTGA
- the AUP1 gene encoding ancient ubiquitous protein 1 isoform X5, whose protein sequence is MELHSGPGPERLFDSHRFVVRTMCAVLGLVARQEDSGLRDHSVRVLISNHVTPFDHNIVNLLTTCSTPLLNSPPSFVCWSRGFMEMDGRGELVESLKRFCASTRLPPTPLLLFPEEEATNGREGLLRFSSWPFSIQDVVQPLTLQVQRPLVSVTVSDASWVSELLWSLFVPFTVYQVRWLRPVHRQRGEANEEFALRVQQLVAKELGQTGTRLTPADKAEHMKRQRHPRLRPQSAQSSFPASPGPSPDVQLATLAQRVKEVLPHVPLGVIQRDLAKTGCVDLTITNLLEGAVAFMPEDITKGTQSLPTASAPKVRPRKWSDPSLAFPSSGPVTPQPTALTFAKSSWARQESLQERKQALYEYARRRFTERQAQEAD, encoded by the exons ATGGAGCTTCACTCAGGGCCGGGGCCGGAGCGGCTCTTTGACTCGCACCG GTTCGTAGTGCGGACCATGTGTGCGGTGCTGGGGCTCGTGGCCCGGCAGGAGGACTCCGGACTCCGGGATCACAGTGTCAGGGTCCTCATTTCCAACCACGTGACACCTTTCGACCACAACATAGTCAATTTGCTCACCACCTGTAGCACC CCTCTACTTAATAGTCCCCCCAGCTTTGTGTGCTGGTCTCGGGGCTTCATGGAGATGGATGGGCGGGGGGAGTTGGTGGAGTCACTCAAGAGATTCTGTGCTTCCACGAGGCTTCCCCCCACTCCTCTGCTGCTATTCCCTGAGGAAGAGGCCACCAATGGCCGGGAGGGGCTCCTGCGCTTCAG TTCCTGGCCATTTTCTATCCAAGATGTGGTACAGCCTCTTACCCTGCAAGTTCAGAGACCCCTGGTCTCTGTG ACGGTGTCAGACGCCTCCTGGGTCTCAGAACTGCTGTGGTCACTTTTCGTCCCTTTCACGGTGTATCAAGTAAG GTGGCTTCGTCCTGTTCATCGCCAACGAGGGGAAGCGAATGAGGAGTTTGCACTCCGTGTACAACAG CTGGTGGCCAAGGAATTGGGCCAGACGGGGACACGGCTCACTCCAGCTGACAAAGCAGAACACATGAAGCGACAAAGACACCCCAGATTGCGCCCCCAGTCAG cCCAGTCTTCTTTCCCTGCCTCCCCTGGTCCTTCTCCTGATGTGCAACTGGCAACTCTGGCTCAGAGAGTTAAGGAAGTTTTGCCCCATGTGCCATTGGGTGTCATCCAGAGAGACCTGG cCAAGACTGGCTGTGTAGACTTGACTATCACTAATCTGCTTGAGGGAGCCGTAGCTTTCATGCCTGAAGACATCACCAAGGGAACTCAGTCCCTACCCACAGCCTCTGCCCCCAAGGTGAGACCCAGGAAATGGTCAGATCCAAGTCTTGCG TTCCCCAGCTCTGGCCCGGTGACCCCTCAGCCAACAGCCCTAACATTTGCCAAGTCTTCCTGGGCCCGGCAGGAGAGCCTGCAGGAGCGCAAGCAAGCACTATATGAATACGCAAGAAG GAGATTCACAGAGAGACAAGCCCAGGAGGCTGACTGA
- the HTRA2 gene encoding serine protease HTRA2, mitochondrial isoform X1 has translation MAAPRAGRGAGWSLRAWRALGGIRWGRRPRLTPDLRALLTSGTSDPRARVTYGTPSLWARLYVGVTEPRACLTSGTPGPRAHLTAVTPDTRTREASENSGTRSRAWLAMALGAGGAVLLLLWGGGRGPPAVLAAVPGPPPASPRSQYNFIADVVEKTAPAVVYIEILDRHPFLGREVPISNGSGFVVAADGLIVTNAHVVADRRRVRVRLLSGDTYEAVVTAVDPVADIATLRIQTKEPLPTLPLGRSADVRQGEFVVAMGSPFALQNTITSGIVSSAQRPARDLGLPQTNVEYIQTDAAIDFGNSGGPLVNLDGEVIGVNTMKVTAGISFAIPSDRLREFLHRGEKKNSSSGISGSQRRYIGVMMLTLSPSILAELQLREPSFPDVQHGVLIHKVILGSPAHRAGLRPGDVILAIGGQMVQNAEDVYEAVRTQSQLAVQIRRGRETLTLYVTPEVTE, from the exons ATGGCTGCGCCGAGGGCGGGGCGGGGTGCAGGCTGGAGCCTTCGGGCATGGCGGGCTTTGGGGGGCATTCGCTGGGGGAGGAGACCCCGGTTGACCCCTGACCTCCGGGCCCTGCTGACGTCAGGAACTTCTGACCCCCGGGCCCGAGTGACTTATGGGACCCCCAGTCTCTGGGCCCGGTTGTATGTTGGGGTCACTGAACCCCGAGCATGTCTGACGTCTGGGACCCCGGGTCCCCGGGCACATCTGACTGCGGTGACCCCAGATACCAGGACCCGGGAGGCCTCAGAGAACTCTGGAACCCGTTCGCGCGCTTGGTTGGCTATGGCACTGGGCGCTGGAGGGGCAGTGCTGTTGTTGTTGTGGGGCGGGGGTCGGGGTCCTCCGGCCGTCCTCGCCGCCGTCCCTGGCCCGCCGCCCGCTTCTCCCCGGAGTCAGTACAACTTCATCGCAGATGTGGTGGAGAAGACAGCACCTGCCGTGGTCTATATCGAGATCCTGGACCG GCACCCTTTCTTGGGCCGTGAAGTCCCTATCTCGAACGGCTCAGGATTCGTGGTGGCTGCCGATGGGCTCATTGTCACCAACGCCCATGTGGTGGCTGATCGGCGCAGAGTCCGTGTGAGACTGCTTAGTGGTGACACGTATGAGGCCGTGGTCACAGCTGTGGATCCCGTGGCAGACATCGCAACGCTGAGGATTCAGACTAAG GAGCCTCTCCCCACGCTACCTCTGGGACGCTCAGCTGATGTCCGGCAAGGGGAGTTTGTTGTTGCCATGGGAAGTCCCTTTGCACTGCAGAACACGATCACATCCGGCATTGTTAGCTCTGCTCAGCGTCCAGCCAGAGACCTGGGACTCCCCCAAACCAATGTGGAATACATTCAGACGGATGCAGCTATTGAT TTTGGGAACTCTGGAGGTCCCCTGGTTAACCTG GATGGAGAGGTGATTGGAGTGAACACCATGAAGGTCACAGCTGGAATCTCCTTTGCCATCCCTTCTGATCGCCTTCGAGAGTTTCTGCATCGTGGGGAAAAGAAGA ATTCCTCCTCTGGAATCAGTGGGTCCCAGCGGCGCTACATTGGGGTGATGATGCTGACCCTGAGTCCCAG CATCCTTGCTGAACTACAGCTTCGAGAACCAAGCTTTCCCGATGTTCAGCACGGTGTACTCATCCATAAAGTCATCCTGGGCTCCCCTGCACACCG GGCTGGTCTGCGGCCTGGTGATGTGATTTTGGCCATTGGGGGGCAGATGGTACAAAATGCTGAAGATGTTTATGAAGCTGTTCGAACCCAATCCCAGCTGGCAGTGCAGATCCGGCGGGGACGAGAAACACTGACCTTATATGTGACCCCTGAGGTCACAGAATGA